A window of Natrinema versiforme contains these coding sequences:
- a CDS encoding HalOD1 output domain-containing protein, which translates to MNPERGSNAVVADGGTTFLTERDPEESTTEAISRSIAAVKGVPETDLDPLYSKIELEALETMVRHADERGCSVQVEFTVDEYTVLVRGDGEIRIRPDDAGGYR; encoded by the coding sequence ATGAATCCAGAGCGAGGGAGTAACGCGGTCGTCGCGGACGGTGGCACGACGTTTCTGACGGAGCGAGATCCGGAGGAATCGACGACGGAGGCGATCTCCCGGAGTATCGCCGCGGTAAAGGGGGTTCCCGAAACGGACCTCGATCCGCTGTACTCGAAAATCGAGCTGGAAGCGCTGGAAACGATGGTGCGACACGCCGACGAACGCGGCTGCTCGGTGCAGGTCGAGTTCACGGTTGACGAGTACACGGTGCTCGTACGCGGTGACGGGGAGATACGAATACGTCCCGATGACGCCGGTGGATATCGGTGA